The Cystobacter fuscus DSM 2262 DNA segment GGAATCGAAGTGACGTCCTACATCCCCGGCGTGGGTCACAACCTCCAGGAGCACTCGGTGGTGATGATCCGCGGTGGCCGTGTGAAGGATCTCCCGGGCGTTCGCTACCACATCATCCGCGGCACGCTGGACTCGGTCGGCGTGGCCGGCCGCAAGCAGAGCCGTTCCAAGTACGGCGCCAAGCGTCCGAGCTGAGCTCGGAGCTGATCACCTTCGTTTCATGACTTGGGACGCTTGCCCCGCACCCTGGGGAGCCTCCCGGATTCGCCAACGCAGTTCGAAGCCCCCCATTGAAGACTCCCGGGTGCATGGGAGCGGGGGCGTAAGGGATAGAAAAAGATGCCTCGTCGTCGCGTAGTAGCCAAGCGCAAGATCCTTCCCGATCCGAAGTTCCAGGACCGCCTCGTCACGAAGTTCGTGAACGACCTGATGCGCAAGGGGAAGAAGTCCATCGCCGAGCGGGTGTGCTACGGCGCCTTCACGCTCATCGAGGAGCGTGCGAAGGAAGATCCCCTCAAGACGTTCAAGAAGGCCCTGGACAACGTCAAGCCGGTGCTCGAGGTGAAGAGCCGCCGCGTCGGTGGCGCCACCTACCAGGTGCCCGTGGAGGTCCGTCAGGATCGCCGCGTGGCGCTGGGCATGCGCTGGATCATCACCTACGCCAAGGCGCGCGGTGAGAAGACGGCCATGGAGAAGCTGGCCGGCGAGATCATGGACGCCGCCAACAACCGTGGCAACGCGGTGAAGAAGCGCGAGGACACGCACAAGATGGCCGAGGCCAACAAGGCCTTCGCCCACTACCGCTGGTAGTCCTCGCAAGTTTCCTGTTGTGCCCGACACCCGGATGCGCTTAACGCGCGTCCGGGTGTTTGCGGTTTTGTAGACATCCGCTTCTGGAGAGGTTTGGAGCCATGCCCCGCGAGTATCCCCTCGAGCGCTATCGCAACATCGGC contains these protein-coding regions:
- the rpsG gene encoding 30S ribosomal protein S7 — its product is MPRRRVVAKRKILPDPKFQDRLVTKFVNDLMRKGKKSIAERVCYGAFTLIEERAKEDPLKTFKKALDNVKPVLEVKSRRVGGATYQVPVEVRQDRRVALGMRWIITYAKARGEKTAMEKLAGEIMDAANNRGNAVKKREDTHKMAEANKAFAHYRW
- the rpsL gene encoding 30S ribosomal protein S12, yielding MPTISQLVRQGREKLNIKGKSPALKECPQKRGVCTRVYTTTPKKPNSALRKVARVRLTNGIEVTSYIPGVGHNLQEHSVVMIRGGRVKDLPGVRYHIIRGTLDSVGVAGRKQSRSKYGAKRPS